Proteins encoded within one genomic window of Anastrepha ludens isolate Willacy chromosome 4, idAnaLude1.1, whole genome shotgun sequence:
- the LOC128859948 gene encoding heat shock protein 23-like, with product MANLPLILSLADDLSRLTPFYEPVFYNRWPAISTSPSGQLRKFKKDLPIATVGKDGFQANMDVQQFKPSELSVKVVDDHIVVEGKHEEREDDHGYISRHFVRRYALPKGFQADKVVSTLSSDGVLTVSVPKPAIEDKSNERVIQIQQTGPAHLNVKENQKESSKEEAPKA from the coding sequence atggcGAACTTACCATTAATCTTGAGTTTGGCTGACGATTTAAGCCGTTTGACACCATTCTACGAACCGGTGTTCTACAACCGCTGGCCTGCCATTAGTACTTCACCCAGTGGTCAATTACGAAAGTTTAAAAAGGATCTGCCCATCGCTACTGTGGGAAAGGATGGATTCCAAGCCAATATGGATGTGCAGCAGTTCAAACCAAGTGAACTGAGCGTTAAGGTAGTGGATGACCACATCGTTGTTGAGGGTAAACATGAGGAGCGAGAAGATGACCACGGTTACATTTCACGgcattttgttcgtcgctatgCACTGCCAAAAGGTTTCCAGGCCGACAAAGTAGTTTCCACACTGTCATCGGATGGTGTGCTAACAGTCAGTGTACCAAAACCAGCCATCGAAGATAAATCAAATGAACGGGTGATCCAAATTCAACAGACTGGCCCAGCGCACTTAAACGTAAAGGAGAATCAAAAAGAGAGTTCCAAAGAAGAAGCTCCGAAGGCCTAA
- the LOC128859950 gene encoding uncharacterized protein LOC128859950, whose translation MHCDNTKTSSEIEHVDWSTGTGSGHHYAVRFGSGSSQASQSSGDICRICHCESDPQNPLLTPCYCAGSLKYVHQACLQQWLTASETNACELCKFPFIMHTKIKPFNEWRSLDISGIERRRLCCSVLFHCAAALCVIWSLCVLIERAADDVKRGLIDWPFWTKLAVVTVGLTGGVVFMYIQCKAYLHLCHRWKARNRILLIQNAPEKVHPLSPPSPAATHRTRHEGSSESHPCSTNAQPTGVDGPNVEIVPNGASAPNGYNYASTVGTGSISGSLDIEGATALHQHPLHHYHLPADQRRLQERDDLDSDVLPAAHHHHLTAQQQVGQVAVAANIECAQLQSNYERDWALDDVVSQISSFRPCPQGSGSMTPFHDSIHNVLEHSENSSRGSVNDVCGGSRQDLSTGGISTDTGREHALQLSSFSGSGDQKAPSISSGVSNAVANGLGGFAYKPHTKRYSNSSIFIENRDILNDSVGLSMESSEDYPATESYRHSSTVTPPSATDVEAESEQLDQLLGKDLRRYSDTKLVIGPDSGPMLGPGVNDVLLPSAVPIDPSYTTVAAGCSKDLRQLLKQHSASATDTILDMELPTSPLSPPAAYAGRMAMPTSRQTQASLRRSLHTVDELGASLVAKEPLNRRAMPSTAVAVGIGRSRQQSSSKPMFKSLPNLSGSCENLLRK comes from the exons ATTTGGTTCGGGGAGTAGTCAGGCATCTCAGAGCAGTGGGGATATTTGTCGCATCTGCCACTGTGAGAGTGATCCACAAAATCCTTTGCTGACACCTTGCTATTGTGCGGGTAGCTTAAAATACGTACACCAGGCGTGTCTCCAGCAATGGTTAACTGCATCGGAAACGAATGCTTGTGAATTATGCAAATTTCCATTCATAATGCATACGAAAATTAAGCCATTCAATGAG TGGCGTAGCCTTGATATTTCTGGAATTGAACGAAGACGCCTCTGTTGTTCGGTATTGTTCCATTGTGCGGCGGCTTTATGCGTTATTTGGTCACTTTGTGTATTGATTGAACGTGCCGCCGATGATGTGAAACGTGGACTGATTG attggCCTTTCTGGACGAAATTGGCCGTTGTAACGGTAGGCCTCACCGGAGGCGTTGTATTCATGTATATTCAATGCAAAGCTTACCTACATTTATGTCATCGTTGGAAGGCCAGGAACAG AATTCTCCTCATTCAAAATGCTCCAGAAAAAGTGCATCCTTTATCGCCCCCATCGCCTGCGGCCACACATCGCACTCGACATGAAGGGTCTAGCGAATCACACCCATGCAGCACAAATGCACAACCGACTGGAGTTGATGGACCAAATGTCGAAATAGTCCCTAATGGTGCTTCTGCCCCAAATGGCTACAACTATGCCTCCACCGTTGGCACTGGTAGTATTTCTGGCAGTTTGGACATAGAGGGAGCGACGGCTCTTCATCAGCATCCCCTTCATCACTATCATCTTCCAGCCGATCAGCGCCGTCTTCAAGAAAGAGATGATCTTGATTCAGACGTTCTGCCCGCAGCTCATCATCACCATTTGACGGCGCAACAACAAGTGGGACAAGTGGCTGTAGCGGCGAATATTGAATGCGCTCAGCTGCAAAGTAATTACGAACGCGATTGGGCGTTGGATGATGTTGTCTCGCAAATCTCGTCTTTCCGCCCATGTCCACAGGGTTCGGGTAGCATGACACCTTTCCATGATTCAATTCACAATGTACTCGAACATTCGGAGAATTCAAGTCGTGGCTCGGTAAATGATGTTTGTGGTGGTTCGAGGCAAGATCTTAGCACTGGCGGAATTTCTACAGATACGGGTCGTGAGCATGCGCTTCAACTGAGTAGTTTTAGTG GTAGTGGTGATCAAAAAGCGCCTTCTATTAGTTCTGGCGTTTCGAACGCTGTGGCCAATGGTTTGGGTGGTTTCGCCTATAAGCCACACACCAAACGCTACTCTAATTCATCGATTTTTATAGAGAACCGCGACATCCTCAATGACTCAGTGGGTTTGAGCATGGAGTCTTCGGAGGATTATCCTGCCACTGAGAGCTACCGACATTCTAGCACGGTAACACCGCCTAGCGCAACAGATGTCGAAGCTGAAAGTGAGCAGCTAGATCAATTGCTAGGAAAAGACCTGCGCCGCTATTCAGATACAAAACTGGTAATCGGTCCAGACAGCGGCCCGATGTTGGGCCCAGGAGTTAACGATGTCTTGCTACCATCAGCAGTGCCCATAGATCCGTCGTACACAACAGTAGCAGCAGGCTGCAGTAAAGATTTACGCCAACTTTTAAAACAGCACTCCGCTAGTGCGACAGATACTATTTTGGATATGGAATTGCCAACATCACCACTATCACCACCAGCTGCATATGCGGGACGGATGGCAATGCCAACATCGCGTCAAACACAAGCGTCACTGCGTCGATCATTGCATACAGTCGATGAGCTAGGAGCGAGTCTTGttgcaaaagagccattgaaCAGAAGAGCTATGCCCAGCACAGCTGTAGCGGTAGGAATAGGGAGGTCACGACAACAGTCCTCATCGAAACCAATGTTTAAATCTTTGCCAAATTTAAGTGGCAGTTGCGAAAATCTGCTCAGAAAATGA
- the LOC128859952 gene encoding heat shock protein 27 has protein sequence MAIVPLLVSLARELDNECRDFEHYSDDDFGFGLHPMDIFRPVRHSHSLLLQPRRRHAPYDRSLVQARRTSRLGKDAGDGSSLMPTVGKDGFQVCMDVSQFKPNELTVKTVDKTVVVEGKHEEREDDHGMIQRHFIRKYTLPKNYDPKDVVSTISSDGVLTVKAPPPPSKAIKANERVVQIQQTGPAHLSVKAPEEAASDGKADENGDKKSGK, from the coding sequence ATGGCAATTGTACCACTCCTGGTGAGCTTGGCTCGTGAACTAGACAACGAATGCAGAGATTTCGAACACTATAGTGATGATGATTTCGGCTTTGGCTTGCATCCAATGGACATTTTTCGGCCGGTGCGTCACAGTCATTCGTTATTGTTGCAGCCACGGCGTCGGCATGCACCGTATGATCGTTCACTGGTTCAGGCACGGCGAACATCTCGTTTAGGCAAGGACGCTGGAGACGGTTCGTCATTAATGCCCACAGTTGGCAAAGATGGCTTCCAAGTGTGCATGGATGTGTCGCAGTTTAAGCCAAACGAATTAACCGTCAAAACTGTGGACAAGACAGTTGTTGTAGAAGGAAAACATGAAGAACGAGAAGATGATCACGGTATGATTCAACGTCACTTCATTCGCAAATACACACTGCCGAAAAACTATGACCCAAAAGACGTTGTCTCTACAATTTCGTCTGATGGTGTATTGACAGTGAAAGCACCGCCGCCACCAAGCAAGGCTATTAAAGCAAATGAACGAGTAGTCCAAATACAACAAACGGGGCCGGCTCATTTGAGCGTTAAAGCGCCAGAGGAAGCTGCCAGCGACGGCAAAGCAGACGAGAATGGCGATAAGAAATCTGGAAAATAA